In Halobaculum sp. XH14, the genomic window GGTGGTTCGACATTCCGATGGCCTGCTGGGCGATCGGTATCATCACGCCCGCACTCGGATTCTATACGTTCCCGTGGGTCGTCACCGCACTCAACCTGAACTTCCTCGAACGGGCGCTTGAGATGACGTTCTACAACGCCCGAACTGGGGGCGCACCCTTACTCTACCAGTGGATATGGTGGACATTTGGTCACCCGGAGGTGTACATCCTCGTTATCCCCGGTATGGGGATCGCAATGGAGATCATCGGCCGGTTCAGCGAGCGCCCCATCTTCGGGAACAAGTGGGTCATCGTCAGCTTTGTGACGCTCTCACTGTTCTCCGCGGGCGTGTGGGCTCACCACATGTTCACCACCGGACTTGGGGCCTCTCGGTACGCCTTCATGGTGTTCTCGATGGTCATCGCCCTCACGTTCAGCCTCTATCTCTTCAGCGCTCTCGCAACGATGTACAAGGGACGGGTTCATCTCACGACACCGATGCTGTTCTCTATCGGGCTTCTCGTTGGACTCGTCTACTCCGGGATGGAGGGCCTTCAGCTTGGTCAGCCCGCGTTGGACCAGAAGCTCCATTCGACGTACTTCGTCGTCGGGCACTTCCACTTCACACTCTTCATGGTCGGCGTTATGGGCCTCCTCGCGGGCGTGTACTACTGGTATCCACTCATCACTGGGCGGATGTACAATTCCCTCGCCGGCAAGTACCACGCAGTCACGACGCTGGGAGGACTTCCACTATTGTTCTTCCTGATGGCCCGGCTGGGCGAACTCGGGATGATGCGGCGCTACGCGACCTACACCTACATGCCGGAACTCCAGTTCTGGCATATACTGACCACCGGAGCCGCGTTCTTCGTCGCCTCCGGACAGCTTGTGTTCTTCGTCAATATGCTCTGGAGTCTTCGATATGGAGAACAGGTCGATAACCCGTGGGAAGACGTCCTCTCAGGACAGAATATGCCCTCTCCCGAGTGGGACGGCTTCCCGCACCACGCGCCGACGCCGGAGAACGTCTACGACGACATTCCCGATGATGCCGTTGACGTTGACCTTGACGACGATTCTGGGACGGTCGTGTCGGATGGTGGCGTCGGCGTCAATCTCGGAGGTGATAACGATGAGTGACGCGGACGACGACGTTACCGTGCCGGACGACAGCTCATACGGCACGCTCTCGGGAGCATTCTGGGCGCTTGTCATCGCGTTCGGACTCGGGCTGTTCTTCTATGACTTCGGGGTCGTTACGCTCGAAGAGGTCGCCAACGGTCAACCCATCGGAATCATCCACAACTTCCGTGTGACGATGTCCGTCATCGCGATGGTTGGTGGCGGGGGGTTCGTCGCTGTGACTGGTTGGTTCGTCTATCGATACGCCGCTCCACGCCGTGAAACTGCCGCGAAACTCCGTCCCGGCAGTGGTCGCTACACGTTCAGCGTGTGGAGTCTGGGCATCGCCTTCTTGGTACTGATGACCGTCTTCATGGGGGCGGGCGCGCTCGCACAGACCGACCAAGCCGCCGACCCGACCACACAGGCCGGAACGGACCGCGTCCTCGAGATGGACATCACCGCAGGACAGTGGTTCTTCCGGTACGACGTTGCTGGCGTCCCGTTCACGCAGGGGAATCACGTCGTCCTGCCTGCGGACACCGTGATTAAATTCAGAATCACATCAGCCGACGTGATTCACTCCTTCGCAATTCAGGAACTCGGCGTGAAAAAAGACGCCATGCCGGGACAAGTCAACTCGGCGTGGTTCTCCGTTGAAGGGGTTGAGGGAGAACGGACCATCACGGTAAATGGAACTGAAATCCCCGCCGATACATATCAGGTCACGTGTGCCGAACTCTGTGGAAAGGGCCATTCGCAGATGGTCTCACAGGTGTTCGTCGTCTCGCCAGAGGACTACCGGACGTGGGTGGAGGCCAACGGTGGGACAGTTCCGGAGAGTTTCGAGGCTAGCGAAGGCGGCCACGGTGAGGAAGAGGAAGGAGGCCACTAACCATGTCAAACGAAGATATGTCTGATCGACCCGGTGAACCGGTTCGCCGAGGGGAGGGAGCCGAGGGCTTCCCCCACGGTAGCAAGTACCCGCTGTTCGTCGCCCTGGGCATGTTCTTCACGGGGCTCGGGCTTTCGATGTTCACCGTGGCGCTGGTCATCGGGATTCCGGTCCTGATATACGGTATGTGGGGTTGGACGAAGGAATACACGATTGAGGAGTTTGAGACGGGTGTTGTTCCGGCGCAAAAACGTCAGCTGCTCGGGTTCAAGTCCGGCTACATCTCGATGTTGCTGGTCATACTCGGCGAGTTGATAATTTTTGCCTCGCTGTTCGTCGTCTGGTTTTACCTCAAGGCGACGCGTGGGCCGTTCCCTCCCGAGGGAATGCCGGGACCAGATCTGATGCTTGGAATCGTGATGACGGTCCTGCTACTCGCGGCCAGCGTCGCTCTTGGCTACGGCCGCTACGCTATCGCACGAGATGAGCGGGCGCCATTCAACTGGGGACTCGCGCTCTCGATGGTGTTCGGTGTGGCGTATCTCGTGGTGTTCGCGCTTGACTGGATGAATATGGCTGCTGGCGGCGCAGTTCCCTCTCAGGGTCCGTATCCAGCTGCCTACTACGTGCTGACAGGGACACACGCGGCTCACCTCTTAGCAGGCCTGGTGTTGAGTGGCATTATCGCCTACAGGGCGTGGGGGCGAGATCACTTCAGTTCGAACCGTCACCTCATGGTCAAGACGACGGAGGCGTATTGGCACTTCCTCACCTTCCTTTCCATTCTCATTCTGGCCTTCGTCTACTTCCCGGGGTGAGCGTATGCCAGCCCACACCGATTCTGTCGACCGGCGTACGACTGACGCCCTGTTCACGCTCGTGCTCGGCGTCTACGCACTTATGCTGGCTGGGGCGACGACTGCCGTGACGGGGGCGTCTGCCGCGTGTCCGACCTTGCCTGCCTGTGATGGGCTGACCTTCGAAGAGGGAATATCCGCGCTCGTAATCGTTGTTCTCTCTCACCGGGTGCTCGCACTGATCGTCGGCCTCGGTCTGCTTTGGCTCACGTGGCATGTCCGTGGCGACAGCGTCGCCAAGGGAGTGCGCCGCCCCATCATCGCTGCCGTCACACTCTACCCGGTTCAAGTCGCGGTCGGAGCACTGGCTGTAGGAGCAGACACGTCGGTTTCGGTCAGCGGGGCGCATCTGGTTGTTGCCGTGGCCATCTTCGGCGCATTGACGGTCGCGCTGGCACGGCAGTTAACCGACGTCTCGGACGAGTCCGATATTCCGAACGCCGGTGTGTTCGACCGCCATGACGGTGTCGAAGCGGAGATGGCTGGTGACGATCTATCCATCTCCGCGGCCGAACCGGGCTCTGCTCGCGGGCCGAGCGCTTCGAGTAAGTCGACGCGGATGGGCGTTCGTTCGCTGTTTCCGGGACGTTCGTGGGAGTATCTCCGGATGACCAAGCCCCGGCTGATGTGGCTGCTTTGTCTCGTTGCACTCGCGGCGATGCTACTGGCCGGGGGACGCACCGTTCCGATGGACCGCATCGCGTGGACGCTCCTCGGTGGTGTGCTGGCGGTCGGTGCGAGCGGTGTGTTCAACAACGTTCTCGAACGCGATGTCGACGAGCAGATGAATCGGACGGCGGACCGCCCCCTCGTGGAACAGCGGGTCTCGGTCCGGCGTGCGACGGCTTTCGGGATTGTGCTCGCGTTCGCCTCGCTGGGGGTGTTAGCAGCCCGCGTCAATCTCCTCGCAGCGCTGCTCGGTCTGCTGGCGATCCTATCCTACAGCGTTGGCTACACCATCCTGTTGAAACCGAACACCACCCAGAACATCGTCATCGGCGGCGCAGTCGGGGCGTTTCCCGCACTCATCGGGTGGAGTGCCGTCAGAGGTTCGATCGGGTTCGAGATTCTCCTGTTGAGCGTGGTCATCTTCCTGTGGACGCCCGCTCACTTCTACAATCTCGCACTTATGTACAAGGAGGAATACGCAACTGCCGGGTTCCCCATGTTGCCCGTCGTGCGGGGCGAGGAGACAACCCGACGACATATTGTGCTGTACCTCGCGGCGACGATGGTTGCGGTCGCGTTCCTGGGTGCGTTGACGGCCCTCGACTGGCTGTTCGCCGTGAGCGCCGTCGTCGCCGGCGCCGTCTTCCTCTGGTTCGTCGTCCGACTCTGTCGTCGCAAAACCGATCGGGCGGCCAGGAACGCGTTCGTCTCGGCGAACGCGTATCTCGGTGTGCTTCTTGTGGCCATCGTGGTAGACTCCATCTTCGTGTGAGCATTACGGGCGGTGTCCCTGTCCGTTGTCCTCAACAGTCACCCGTCGCCGGCGGGTACCCAGCGGGTGAGCCTCGCTCCGAGTTCGTCGCTCCAGTACAGCATCCCGACTGTCGCCACGAATACGAGCGTCGAGAGGTCCCATGAGAGCCACGCAATCGTGCTGAATGTGGAGGCGCCGAGTAACGGCACGAGTAGCGAGAAGGAACAGCCGACGCACGAAACGAGACCGAACACCCCGGAGAGGGCGCCCTTCGTCGCGTCGAGTAGCCGAGCGTACAGGAGGTACGCAATCGAAAGGTACCCCACGAGTTTGAACGGGACGATGACCGTTTGTACCAACGTATTTCTGAATACGATGATTGGCCCCCAGCCAGGAGTGACCCAGGAAATACGAAACTCCGCTCCGGAACCGAGGTGTTGGAACAATCCGAGCTGAAGTAACCCACCGAGCGTCAGCAGTACGAACAGATATATTCCCGTTATGGACGCCGCCGAAGCGCGTACACCGAATCGACGAGCGGATGGGCGTGTCCGGGAAATTGCGAGTGCTCCGAGATTGATCCAGACGAATGGATATACCACATACCTCGGTTCAGTCACGGACGTTTGGGTAACGAGGAAATACCCCCAGACCACCGCTAACTCGACCCCCAAGACCGCCCCCCAGCGGACGATATCGCTACTCTCGATGCCAAAACGAACACGGATCTCGTCCAGATATTCCGTTGCTGTACTCATCAGTTCAGCTTTCGGTACTGTGTATTATACACCGTACTCAATAAGCGTTGTTCGCCCATTTGTCTCGCCTACCCGATTTGTTCATTCCACGACGACACGACCAATCATCCTGTTCTCCTCGTGTGGCAAGCAAAAATATCGGTACGTTCCTGGGATATCGAACGTGTGGCTATATGTCTCACCTCGTTCGAGAAATCCTCTCGACGACGTGCTCTGTCGGACAGCCCGTTCGGATTCGTAGCCACCGCTGGCGAAATACGCCGCCTCCTCTGGCAGCGACTCTTCGTATGCTGATGCCGTATGGGGAGCAGGACTCTTGTTCTCCCAGGTAACTTGCTGGCCGGGTTCGATTGTGATCTCAACAGGATCGAACCGAAGGTCACTCGTCATCGTGACTATTGGCTCCGGCGGGCCTCCCCCTCCGAGGCAGCCAGCAATTCCGGCCATCCCGGCAGTTAGCACACCCCCGCTCCGACGAAGCACCGTTCGTCGTGAGCAGCAATTCATTAGTCCAGCCCTCGTTTGGAGGGATCACCGCTCGGTTCGAGTTTCTTTATTCGCGTCGCTAGTGCCAGAAACGTCGCGGCAAGCGTCAGCGTCACTGCCGCGGCCGCTGCGAAGTCGTGGGCTTGCCCCGAGTGATCAATGATTCCGTTGACGAGTTCGGCCCGCAGGAACGTGTGATGGAACTCCCCAACGAGCGGCGCAAAGTAATCCACGATGTCATTAAGCCCGTACCAGACGGTGGCGACGGCGACCGCACTGACTGAGAACTCGGCGTAGCGATAAATCAGGAACGACTGCAGACTCATCGCGAGATGGCTCACGATGAGAAACCAGTAGAGCCAGGGTTCGATATCGCCCGCCCCGTTGAGAACCAGCTGGACGAACGGCGTCCAGAGCCCGAGTTTGATGTTTCCGAAGAAGGCGAGCATATGGAGCCACTCGACGTCGTAGTCCAGTTTCCACGCGGCGAGACTAAGCGCGACGAACAGCGTCGCAGCGGGGCTGTCGGGGACGAACGGCCACATCACTATCGGGGTTTGGGCGAGCTGGAAGCGGTAGTACCAGAACCCGAACGCAGTCCCGGCCAGATTAATCGCGACGATGGCCCACGCGTACCGAAGTGCGAGGTCCTCGACGCGCCGGGGGAGCGGGGCGAGGTAGCTGGGCAGTCGATTCGTTGTCGCTGTAGGTACGGACGTCATTCGTCTCGCCGAATTACATCCCTGAGCTGTCGTTTCGCCGGTTCATCATGATGATCCCACTGAACAACATCAGGACTGCGAGCGCGACCATTCCGAGGTCCCAGGCCATCCCGGCGGTCATCGTCGAGCCCATGCCACCGCTCATCCCGCCATCCATTCCGCCGTTCATACCGGACTCCATCCCGCCACCCATTCCCCAGTTCATACTCCCGGTAACACCGACCAGTGCCTGGTTGAGCAACATCACGAGCGAGTAGCCGATCATCAGGGGACCACTCGCGTTCCCGAGCCGACTCGCGTAGGGCGTCAGCAGGACGACGCCGTGGACGACCACGACGACGCCGAGGAGTGCCATAAGGAGCCCGCTGTTCGAGCTCATCATCCCGCTGCCGGTTGTCGCGGAGAGCAGCGAGTAGACTCCCGAAACAAGTGCGATTGCCGCGCTGTACTGCCGTATCGTATCGCTCGTGTTCATCGTCTCCATTGTCAGACCCCGAGCATCATTCGAAGGGATCCACGGACGCCCATTGGGAGTCCGATCGCCCCGATGAAGAACGTCATGAGCCACCACCACGTGTGATTCATCTCGTCTTTCACGTCTGCGAGGTACCACACGATGCCACCGGTTACGAGGAGTTTGAGAACGAATGTTGACCCCGAGAATCCAGTCGCTTGATACACGAGATTCGTAACGACCAGCTTGGGGGAATAGCCGAGGAAGGTCACGCCGACGAGATTCTGCGCAGCGTCCCACATCTGCCCGAAAACGGCCAACAGGAACAGCGGATGGCGGAGATGTGCAATATCGACGAGGCTCGCCCCCCAGTAGTAGAGCGCGGTCACGCCGAGGGCGATCCCCGTCGTCGCAACAGGAACCCACAGGCGGAATGTCGCTGCCGTCGAGAGTCCATACCAGAGTGCCCACCCGACGGCTCCAATCGCCCAGACCGACCCGACGAGACCGACGATCGACGGGATGGACCCGATATTCCGATTGCGAGCGAGTGCGCCGACGCCGAGTGCGAGGACGGTGACGGCGGTAACGACGAAGTAGATCGAGGGCGTGATGAACCACACTGCGTAGTCGCCGAGCAGTCCGATATCCTCGAGGGCGCGCATCGCCCCGCCGGCGACGATGATTGGGGCGAACCCGTACGCGAGCCGCGCATCGAACGTGACATCGAGGTAGTCGAGATATGCCCGGAGTCCTGGGAGACTGTACACGACGGCCGCGAGATAGGCCACCGTGTTCACGGTGTTGTATCCGCGGACGGCCTGTATTCCCTTGTGTGTGACTGGCTGGCCGGCAGCGTCGGCGACGACCGGGCCCCAGAGATACTGCCAGACGAACCGGTCGTAGACGAGCGACGGGAACGCGAGGAGTGCGGCACCGACGAGGACGACCGGGGCAAGCAGATACAGCGCCCACCATTCTCGGGTGCCGGTGTCGGGGAGGACGGTTTCGACGCGCCCCGCAACGGTACTCACGATTCGCTCACCTCAATTCGCCACGTTGTGCTCTTCGAGCGCCCCCACTGTTCGAGCGACACGTCGGTGAGGTCGTCTTGGAGCTGGCTCAGATACTGTGCGACGGCTTTCGGTGACCCATCGAGGTCGCTGGCGATATCCCGAGCCCGAAGGTACGTGGGCTCAGTATCGGCGTTCTCGACGAGATACGCGTGTACCATGCGGCGGGAAATAGATGACATGAGTCGAGGGCAGTAGTGTTCAGCGGAGTTTCCCGAGCAGTTTGTAGTCGTGATCTGGGGTGTACCGCCGGAACAGCAGGCTGTTCGACAGCACCGACACGCTGGAGAACGCCATCGCGCCCGCGGCGAGCACGGGTTGCAGGAGACCGAGTGACGCGAGCGGGATCATCGCCGTGTTGTAGCCGAGCGCCCAGACGAGGTTCTGCTTGATCTTCGCGAGCGTCGCGTCCGAGATGCGGATCGCTTTCACGACGTCGACTGGGTCGTCGCGCATCAACGTGACGTCCGCGGCCTCGATGGCGACGTCAGTACCCGAGCCGATGGCCGTTCCAACATACGCGACGGCAAGGGCGGGCGCGTCGTTGACGCCGTCACCGACCATCATCGCCTGCCGCCCCTCGTCCTGGATGGACTCGACGGCGTCGGACTTGTCCTCGGGGAGGACCTCCGCGCGGACGTTCTCGGGGTCGATGCCGACCTGTTCGGCGACGGCGCGGGCGGTACGCTCGTTGTCGCCGGTGATCATCATCACGTCGACGCCGCGCTCCTGGAGCTGACTCACCGCGTCTTTCGCGCTCTCCTTGATCGTGTCGGCGTCCGCGACCACACCCACGAGTTCGCCCTCGTAGGCGACGAGCATCGCCGTCTTCCCCTCGTTCTCGAGGCGCTCCATCGTGTCCTGCGCGGGCGACGGGTTGATTCCGTTGTCACGGAGGAGCTTCCGATTTCCGACCAGGACCTCGCTGTCACCGACGGTCGCTTGGATGCCGTGGCCGGGGACGTTCTCGAAGTCGTCCGGGTCGGTCACGTCGATCCCCCGCTCTTCGGCGCCGTCGACAATGGCACGGGCAAGCGGGTGTTCGCTCGCATGTTCGGCCGTGGCCGCGAGCCGCAGGACATCCTCCTCACCGAGACGGTCACGAGCGGTCAGTTGGCCACCATCGGCAGCAGTATCGCCGCCATCCGTGAGCGGCTGTCCGTCACCGTCGAACACGACGACGTCGGTCAGTTCCATCTCACCTTTCGTGAGCGTCCCAGTCTTGTCGAAGACGACCGTATCGACGTCCTTCGCGCGTTCGAGGATGTCACCACCCTTGAACAGCACGCCATTTTGTGCGCCGATAGTCGTCCCAACCATCGTCGCGGCGGGCGTCGCCAGCCCCAGCGCGCAGGGACAGGCGATGAGCACCGCGGAGGCGAAGACGATAACGGCGAACTCGAAGACCGAGACGGCCCCACCTGCGACGGCTGGCCCGCCGGCGACGAGGCCCCACAGCGGGAGCCACTCGACGAAGCCGGCGAGCACCTCGGGGAACAGGAACCACACCAGCCCCCAGAAGACTGCGTTCCCGATGACCGCCGGCACGAAGTACGCAGAGATGCGGTCCGCAAGATTCTGGATGTCGGGCTGGCGCGACTGCGCCTCCTTGACCGTCTGCACGATCTGCTGGAGTGCCGTGTCCTCGCCGACCTTCGTCGCCTCCACGACGAGCACGCCGTTCTCGTTGATGGTGGAGCCGACGACCTCGTCGCCCTCGCTTTTCTCGACGGGGACGGATTCTCCGGTGACCATCGACTCGTCGACCGCCGACTGGCCGTCGATGACCACGCCGTCCGTCGGGATTTTCTCGCCGGGTCGGACCTTCATCCGGTCGCCGACCTCGACGTCTTCCAGCGGAATTTCCTCCTCGTTGCCGTCCTCGTCGACGACGGTGGCCGTCTCGGCTTCCATCTCCAGCAGTTTGCGGAGTGCTTCGCCGGCCTGGCCCTTCGAGCGGGCTTCGAGGTAGTTCCCGAGCGTGATGAACACGAGGATGAGCGCTGCGGTGTCGAAGTACAGGCCGCCCGCGATGAGCCCGGAGAGGACGGCGACGGAGTAGACGTACGCGGTGGTCGAGCCCAGCGCGATCAGCACGTCCATGTTGGCGCGCTTGTTGTTCACCAGCGCATTGTACGAGTTCTTGTAGAACGGCCAGCCGAGCACCAGCTGAACGGGCGTCGCCAGCAAGAACTCGACCCAGCCGAACTCGACACCAAAGACCGTCTCCGGGACGACCCCGCCGCCGAGGAGGTACTTCTCTAGCAGGAAGAAGAGAAGCGGAGCGGCGAGTACCGCACCAAACAGGGTCAGTCGAAGCTGTTTGCGGATCTCAGCCTGTCGCGCGGCGTCGCGCGCGTCCTCACCGGAGTCGCCGTCGGCGCTGTCCTCTCGGACGGGCGAGTAGCCCGCGCTCTCGATGGCATCGTAGAGTGCATCCAGCGACGTGTCCGCGGGGTTGTACCGGACTTGGGCTTCGTCGGTGGCGAAGTTCGCCTCGGCCGCGATGACACCTGGTGTGTTCTCTAGGGCAGTCTCATTGGTCTGTACACAGTTGGCACAGGTCATATCGGAGATGCCGATTGTCACGGTGTCAGACACCGCACCGTACCCGGCATCTTCGATGGCCTCGAATATCTCTTCGAGCGATACCTCGTCAGGGTCGTACTCGACGGAGCCCTCGTCAGTGGCGAAGTTCGCGTTCGCCTCGACAACGCCGTCGAGGGACTCGAGCGCATCGCCAACTGTCGCCGAGCAGTTAGCACAGGTCATCCCTGTGATGTCGAGATGTGCAGTTCGCGTTCCCATTCCTGTCCTATACTACGTGGTCCTTCCTTAGTGCAGTTACTGTTTCGAGACTAGGGCTTTAGACTGGTGTAGAATTTAGATTCAAAGGTCTACTTCCATTTCACCGCCGAAGGATGCCAATGTCGACCCCATCGACTCGGAGCGGAAACCGCGACTACAGCTTAGGCCCCTTCTTCGAGACGCTGATACTGGTCTTCGAAGCGACTACGGCACGACGGACAACAGAAGTGATAGACATCATCGTCGATTCGAACGGATTCGCCCTCGCTATCGACCGTATTCCCACACTCGGCACATGTGATTGCGAACTCAGTGCCGTCGAGTGAGGGCGTCCATTCGAGGTCATCGACGAGCGTCACCGAGTAGTCCGTCGATGGCGCATCTTCGAGGAGGCTATTGATCCACCGTCGAACGTTCTGCCCCTCCGCACGGCCGTAGAACCAGATTTTCCCCTCGGCAGTGACGAAGAGATGTTCGATACCCTCCGCATCCTGGAGTCGGCTTCGAAGTGGCTCGATGGCCGATGTGTCGTTTTCAAACTGGACGAACACCGGAACGCCAGCTCGCAGCTGTGCCCGGTTCACGTCGATGGTGAAGCCGTTGATGATGTCGGCTTCCTCTAACCGTTTCACACGGTCCGAGACGGCTGGACCCGAGAGATCCACCTCCTCACCGATACTGCTGAACGGGCGCCGTGCATCCTCTGCCAGTAACGAGAGGATCTCCATGTCTGTCTCGTCTAAATCACGCATATCTACGCATAGAACCCCCGCATCACAAGACTGTTTCCCAGCGTGAGATTTCGAATGCCATTTTCCAATACCGGATAGACTTTGGATTCGAAGCAGAAAATGACAAAGAGGTCCCTCTCGTATGTATCTGTGTATGTCGACGACCATCACCGTTGAGGGAATGACCTGCGGCCACTGTGAACAGACCGTCGAAGACGCGCTTCGAGAAGTGAGCGGCGTGACCGACGCGAACGCTGATAGAGAAGCTGAACAGGCGAGCGTCGATGGCGATGCTGACGTCACGGCACTCGTCCAGGCCGTCGAGGACGCTGGATACACCGCCTCCGCCTGAGAACCACCGGAACGCACGCCACCGACCGCCCCGCCGTTCTCGTTCGTTGCCGACCCTTTCGATGGCACCGCGCTGTATCAGGGTCTGGACAGCATAATAAGGGACGGCACCAAAACCCACGCCATGAGCAACAATCCAGACCACGAGACCTCCGAAAATCCCTCTAAAGAGGGCCACACCTCACATCAATCCGAAGGACCCGTCTACTGTTGTCGAATTTGCCGATTAAAAGCAGAGTCGGAACCACGAGCATCAGCCCACGCGT contains:
- a CDS encoding AsnC family transcriptional regulator; its protein translation is MRDLDETDMEILSLLAEDARRPFSSIGEEVDLSGPAVSDRVKRLEEADIINGFTIDVNRAQLRAGVPVFVQFENDTSAIEPLRSRLQDAEGIEHLFVTAEGKIWFYGRAEGQNVRRWINSLLEDAPSTDYSVTLVDDLEWTPSLDGTEFAITCAECGNTVDSEGESVRIDDDVYHFCCPSCRSRFEDQYQRLEEGA
- a CDS encoding heavy-metal-associated domain-containing protein; the protein is MSTTITVEGMTCGHCEQTVEDALREVSGVTDANADREAEQASVDGDADVTALVQAVEDAGYTASA